Proteins co-encoded in one Rhodococcus sp. PAMC28707 genomic window:
- a CDS encoding proline--tRNA ligase encodes MITRLSQLFLRTLRDDPADAEVDSHKLLVRAGYVRRIAPGVYSWLPLGLRVLRQIERVVREEMNAIGAQEISLPALLPREPYETTNRWTDYGDALFKLKDRKGNDMLLGPTHEELFALTVKGEYNSYKDLPVTLYQIQTKYRDEERPRAGILRGREFVMKDSYSFDMDEDGLKRSYAAHREAYQKIFARLGVKYVIVAATSGAMGGSASEEFLAESDIGEDTYVRCIESGYAANVEAVTTPSPPSLPIEGQPAAIDHETGDTPTIATLVEWANSVDLGRTVTAADTLKNLLLKVRNADGEWELLAVGLPGDREVDEKRLEASLEPAEFALLTDADFEANPFLVKGFIGPRALQANGVRYLVDPRVVEGTSWITGADVTGKHVVNLVAGRDFTPDGTIEAAQVRDGDLSPDGRGALVSARGIEIGHIFQLGYKYTDAFSVDVLGESGKPVRLVQGSYGVGVSRLVAVVAEQMHDDKGLRWPSEVSPADVHLVIANKDEAARAGAESIAAALDAQGLDVLFDDRKASPGVKFKDSELIGVPVVVVVGRGWAEGKVELRDRFTGESRDLETETAVADIVETVRGKL; translated from the coding sequence GTGATCACCCGTCTTTCGCAGCTCTTCCTCCGCACTCTTCGTGACGACCCCGCCGATGCCGAAGTCGACAGCCACAAGCTGTTGGTTCGTGCAGGTTACGTTCGTCGTATCGCCCCGGGTGTGTACTCCTGGCTGCCGCTCGGCCTGAGAGTGCTGCGCCAGATCGAACGAGTCGTTCGTGAAGAGATGAACGCGATCGGTGCGCAGGAGATCTCGCTCCCGGCGTTGCTGCCGCGCGAGCCGTACGAGACCACCAATCGATGGACCGATTACGGCGACGCACTGTTCAAGCTGAAGGACCGTAAGGGCAACGACATGTTGCTCGGTCCCACCCACGAGGAACTGTTCGCACTGACGGTGAAAGGTGAGTACAACTCGTACAAGGACCTGCCGGTCACGCTCTATCAGATCCAGACCAAGTATCGCGACGAGGAACGCCCGCGCGCGGGCATTCTGCGCGGACGCGAGTTCGTCATGAAAGACTCCTACTCGTTCGACATGGACGAGGACGGGCTGAAGCGGTCCTATGCGGCACACCGCGAGGCCTACCAGAAGATCTTTGCTCGGCTCGGGGTCAAGTACGTCATCGTGGCGGCGACTTCCGGCGCGATGGGTGGAAGTGCGTCCGAGGAATTCCTCGCCGAGAGCGACATCGGTGAGGACACTTACGTGCGGTGCATCGAATCGGGATACGCGGCGAATGTCGAAGCCGTCACGACTCCCTCGCCGCCATCGTTGCCGATCGAGGGGCAGCCTGCCGCCATCGATCACGAGACGGGTGACACACCCACCATTGCCACGTTGGTCGAGTGGGCCAATTCGGTCGATCTGGGGCGCACCGTCACCGCCGCGGACACGTTGAAGAACCTTCTGCTCAAGGTCCGCAACGCAGACGGGGAGTGGGAGTTGCTCGCTGTCGGTCTGCCCGGCGACCGTGAGGTCGACGAGAAGCGCCTCGAAGCGTCTCTCGAGCCGGCCGAATTCGCGCTGCTCACCGATGCCGACTTCGAGGCCAATCCGTTCCTGGTGAAGGGCTTTATCGGACCACGTGCGCTGCAGGCCAACGGAGTTCGTTACCTCGTCGACCCTCGTGTCGTCGAGGGGACGTCGTGGATCACCGGAGCAGACGTCACCGGCAAGCATGTGGTGAACCTGGTAGCCGGCCGCGATTTCACTCCGGACGGCACCATCGAAGCTGCCCAGGTGCGGGACGGCGATCTCTCCCCGGACGGTCGTGGCGCGCTCGTCAGCGCGCGCGGTATCGAGATCGGTCATATCTTCCAACTCGGTTACAAGTACACGGACGCGTTCAGTGTCGACGTGCTCGGTGAAAGCGGAAAACCCGTGCGCCTCGTGCAGGGTTCGTACGGCGTCGGTGTCTCTCGCCTGGTCGCCGTCGTCGCCGAGCAGATGCACGACGACAAGGGTCTGCGTTGGCCGAGCGAAGTATCGCCTGCAGATGTACACCTGGTGATCGCCAACAAAGACGAAGCTGCACGTGCCGGCGCCGAGTCCATTGCGGCAGCACTCGACGCGCAGGGTCTCGACGTGCTTTTCGACGATCGGAAGGCGTCGCCGGGCGTCAAGTTCAAGGACTCCGAACTCATCGGAGTGCCGGTCGTCGTCGTAGTCGGTAGGGGATGGGCCGAGGGCAAGGTCGAACTCCGTGACCGCTTCACCGGTGAGAGCCGTGACCTCGAGACCGAGACCGCTGTCGCCGACATCGTCGAAACGGTACGTGGGAAATTGTGA